The following DNA comes from Gadus macrocephalus chromosome 5, ASM3116895v1.
CGGCATCTCTAGGTCTCACTGTGTCTCCAGGTCTAACTGCGTCTTTtggtctcactgcgtctcttAGTGTCTCTACGTCTCACGGCGTCTCTaggtctcactgtgtctctaggtctcactgcgtctccaGCGTCCTAGGTCTCACTGCATCTCTAGGTCTAACTGCGTCCATAGGTCTCAATGCGTCTCTCAGGCTTcaggtctcactgcgtctcaAGGTCTCAGTGCGTCTCTAATTCACTCTGCGTCCCTAGGTCTCACTGCGTCCCTAGGTCTCGCTGCTTCCctaggtctcactgcgtctccaGTTCTCACTGCGTACTATATTGGGGGTTCTCAATCTGTGGGCCGGGAGCCGTCAGAGGGTCCCAAGAAGGCACAAATCCAATTTCCATTCCCCAAAAATGCTAAAATAATACGTGCCTGCACACAAGTTGTGGATATGCTTCGACACATTATTGGCACGTCAatacaatattttattattctCGTAATCGAGAAGAATCATTTCAGCAGCCATTGAAAAAAGATCCACGCAGCAGATTAGATCCATAAAAATAGAAACATAACTGTAAACAGGCCTTAGATGAGTTTGTTTTATATTAAAGGGCAAAGTGGAGAGGAAAGTAGGGCGATAGGAGAGTCCTTCTGCTAGATGTCTCCCTAGTTCACATGCTTTATCTTATCACTTTCACATGGATTAGTAGATTGTGTTCCCCGGTGGTTTAGGAAGACTTAACGAGCGAAGATGAGTCTACTACGTGAGCCTTCGAATGTAAAGGTAGCAAACCCATAATTAGTGCTACGAGCCACACCTGTGCTGGTCCAATGACTCTACTCTGAGAAAAACCTCTGTTCGGACCGTCTGTCTGTGTAGAGTTAGCGATAGCTTCCAGGTTGGCATTTCCCCCAGAAAATCATTGTTTGCTTGACCTGCCACTGACATGGCTCGTTGTCGAGAAAAGCTTTTTATTATCCCTTTCAAACCACAGTCTGTGGCTACCTTTGGGTCTGCATTTCTGAATCAGTAAACCGTGTCTCATCGAACTGaagggatttatttatttatttatctgaaAAGTCAAACAGCCATACTAGCAAAACTCAGAACTACACGCATGTGACACAGATATGTCGTGACTGCTGAATACACAGGGTTAAACTCTCTAGTGATTAACTGACCCTATGACGAGCCAAACCAGATCATGTAGGGAGACCTCTAGTGAAGATATTTAGAACGACAGAACTGCTATATAGGCTCACACAACAACAGTATAATCTAAGATAAGACATTGAGGCCAGATGGTTCAGTGACCGATTAGATTGTGAGCGTATTATGACAGATGATGCTGTGCTTATAGCATTAAACTGTGATTTTATCACAGATCCTAGATCACACATTGATTGTAGATTTCAGAACAGGACAATCATCAGATAACTAATTTGACTGATTTTAAGATCCTGGAGTAGACAGTGATGGCAGATTTCAGAACAGGACAATCATTAGATAACTCATTTGACTGATTTTAAGATCCTTGAGTAGACAGTGATTGCAGATTTCAGAACAGGACAATCGTTGGATTACTCATTAGACTGATTTTAAGTTCCTAGATCAGACAGTGATGGTAGATTTCAGAACAGTAAGATTTCAGATCACATTGTGATCGTTAGATTACTGATTAGACTGTGATTTAAAGACGGATCAGGCTGTGATTGTAGAGTGCCGAACAGTGAGATTCCAGATCAGACCGCGCTTGTTAGATAGATGACGAGACTCTGATTTTGAGAGCCCAGATTTGACCGATTGCTACATGATGTATCAGAATGTAACTCTAATGGCTGgatctgtgttctctgtgtccaAGGTGGCCAGGACCATCGGCCTGAGGGAGATCTGGTATTTCGGCCTGCAGTATCTGGACAACAAAGGCTTCCAGTCCTGGCTGAAGTTTGACAAGAAGGTAAACAGAGGAAGGACTCGCACAGATGACTGAATGAACGGGTCCTGCCCAAAATCAGTTTTATGCTTTCACAGAAGGAGTTTTACCTGTAGAATGTTTTCTAAGTCGATTTATGATAATTATTCTTTTGAGGAGAATAATAAATTGCATTTCTTTGTCTAATTACAATTTTTCCATATTTCGAATTGAACATACTTCTACAAAGCCACGCTGAGCTACACAATGCTATGCTAAGCTACGATGAGCTACACAATGCTATGCTAAGCTGAGTGCTTCTCGTGCCTCCATCTCTTCACTCTCACACTGCTGTCTACCCCGTTCATTCATTCCACATTCTCacgtcctctcctcccccccccccccccccccccccgcccaggtgACGGCCCAGGACGTGAGGAAGGAGTCCCCCCTGCTGTTCAAGTTCCGGGCCAAGTTCTACCCGGAGGATGTGGCTGACGAGCTGATCCAGGACGTGACCCAGAAGCTCTTCTTCCTGCAAGTGAAGGATCTGATCCTGGGCGACGAGATCTACTGCCCCCCGGAGTCGGCCGTGCTGCTCGCCTCCTACGCCGTCCAGGCCAAGTTCGGAGACTACAACAAGCATGTTCACGAGCGCGGCTACCTGTCCGGAGACCGGCTGCTGCccaagaggtacacacacacacacagacacacacacacacacacacacacacacacacacacacacacacacacacacacatacaagctcaTATACGCatacatccaacacacacacacacacacacacacacacaaacaagctcatacacacacacacacacacacacacacacgcatacattatACATGTTATCTCAGTGGTACAATGTCCGGAATGTCACACTGTATCATGCCAATGTCAATGATAATGAAGGGTCAATTAATAAATGATGAAGGGTGAATAcattaatgatcaattaggaatGAATAACTTCTAATCAGGAGCCAATTTAGGTCAGAACAAGATTTGGTCTCTTTTTCCGAGCTTTAGTTGGCAACAAAACCCACACATTTGCATCTGTATTTACTGACTATTTAATGAGAATGCCCATGGCTGTACAATGTAATACAATAGGCAATTTAATCAATATTTTTTAGCCGTATCTTACCTACCAATCTCAATGTTTCATTGATTGTTtacgcacaaaacacacagtTCTGTTAAGCTAGTCGCATTCAGTGTTTAAGTTGGCTTGCTAGCTTGTTTACATACCCAATGAATCCCTTAGCCTTTTTGGCAGAGTACCCCCTTCAACGGCGCAAAAGATTTTTGGGAGAAAAAAAGTCTTTCATGACACTTACGACCgattctccttcctccttctttTCAGATTTATGTTTTAACCACTTGTCAGTTTTCTCGATTTTCTATTGTCTAGCTTTCAGAATTTAAACTTGCTCAGGGTGAAAATAAAATTCTAGTTATTTTTCTTGAGACATTTTCTGAGTAGcccctgcagtactccaaagTACCACTAGTGGTACGCGTACCCCTATTTGAGAAGTGCTGCCTTAGCTAACCCGGCCACCCTCTGTCTCTGCTGCCCAGGGTTCTGGACCAACACAAGATGTCCAAGGACCAGTGGGAGGAGCGGGTGCAGACCTGGCACAACGAGCACGGCTCCATGGTCAAGTGAGTTCACCTGGAATCCGCTCCACTTGCTCTGACAAACTtgctgtatgttgtacgtcctggcacttaatgtacgcccttattgtatgttgtacgtcatgGCAGTTAATTTACGCATctattgtgtgttgtatgtcGTTGCGCTTCAAAATAGTACTAAACagtaacaattgttagtgcttcaCTGTCCTCCAGTTTACCCACTATTATGATTGCCATATTCAATGAAAAgtaaaaattatttaaaaacaaattcATTTAGAATAGGCCACAATACAATAGAATAACTGTTTTAAAGTGTTTAAACTTTTATCTAGTGTTATGTCATTTTATGTAGTGTTGATAAATGTCAATAAATGGCCTAAAATGGCAGACGGGTCCGACCTAACTGCCGAGCGTGTGGCCCACAGAGAGGACGCAGTGCTGGAGTACCTGAAGATCACCCAGGACCTGGAGATGTACGGCGTCAACTTCTTCGAGATCAAGAACAGGAAGAGCACGGACCTGTGGCTGGGCGTGGACGCCCTGGGCCTCAACATCTACGGCAAGGACGACAAGTGAGTCCCCGCGCCGCCTCACCTCCAGGACGTAGAGGAGCCTCGGGACCTATTAACCTCATCGGCCTTGTTAGCTAAGATTGTCTAGTGAGGTGAAAGAGCTGCTTCCCCGTGGTtctcaggggtcagggttagggtcctgACCTGGTCAAAGAGCTGCTCCCCCATGTTGTTTGGGTGGGTTAGGCTTCAGGGGTGTCAGGGTTAGTGTACTGACCTGGTCGAAGAGCTGCTTCCCCTTGGTGTTTTAGTGTCATGCGATGCCCTTTGATAGTGCCATCCTCAATTTCGTTCGCCTCGAAAAATGAGCAACAGTCAACACCCCCAGCTGACCAAGCCCATGTTCCAAGGAAAGGACCTTATAAACGTCATAAAGGACCTTATAAATGTTATCAAGGACTTTATAAATGTATAAAGGAAGGCACGTGATCCCCAAAGGAAAGGAGCCTATATAAACGATGTCCCCCCTGGTGGTGAGATCCGGTAGTTCAACATGGACATCAGAGTGCAGGTAGTGGTCTCTGAAGTAGTGTCAGAAGAAGATAAGACTACTACCCTGGTTCATAACACGCAGACTCATAATTTAGGGCTACGAGGTACAACTGTGTCTGGTAATTTCCCTCTATGGAAATCAGACTAACTTCCAACAGCTTTGGCTGGAGTTCACGCACGGTTTACAGTGGGTAGgacagtaggtgtgtgtgtgtgtgtgtgcgtctgtgcgtgacgtgtgtgtgtgtgtgtgtgtgtgtctgtgtgactgagGTCACTAACCCCAgcctacccctcccccccccctcccagcacgTTTGACCGCCAGACCAATGGTTTGTGTTCACAGAGTTCATTGGCCCagttgtgtccatgtgtgttttgACATCACACTGATAGCAATTTAAATAATGTTTGCCTATTGAGTCGAGGGACAGAGGTCTTATTTCTTAATGCGTTTATTTGTCTTGATTTTTATTCTCTGTTTTGGGTTTTTGTAGTTTTCCTATTTGCATTAACTGTTATGTTGTATTCATTTCAATGCTTGTCATGTCTTGTCCATGCGTTAACCTTTAGTAATTTTTGGTGTCTTTACTATCAGGATTTGAAAGATGAGCCCTGGactctgtgtgtatctatatatatatatatatatatatatatatatatatatatatatatatatatatatatttgcactAACTATCTGCTCcaatacaaaaacaatttaGGGCTCTCTTAAAAAAACCTCTGTTAAAACTATTAAAAACTCTCTTAAAACCATTAAAAACTCTCTTTGAACCATTCAATTCTGCTCTTTCCCCCAGGCTCACTCCTAAGATCGGTTTCCCCTGGAGCGAAATCCGCAACATCTCCTTCAACGACAAGAAGTTCATCATCAAGCCCATCGACAAGAAAGCGCCGGTGAGTGTCCGGTAATGCTCCTCTGAACTGAAGAACAGTGACGCACAGTGTTCACCGTCAGGTCTACGAAACAATGCATAACCATTATAAACGTGTGTCGTGCCTTTGTTTGAGCAGACTTTTGTGCAAAGAATGTGAATTTCTAAGTGTTTTGCCGTTTATTCGAGTAATCACGatgaaaaaatataataatacgcCTACTAATTTCAAACCAGCAAAATATGTGACCAGATGCTCTTGAGCACAAGTGCTCAcatccatgcccccccccccccccccccctcacctcactGTTATCACATATACTTTATAGTCACTTGAAGCACTTCACAGGTTCGAATTCGACCCACGTGCAAACATGTTGTACTCTTTTTTTCTAGGACTTGCGTTGGTATCTTTATTTACCTCCTGCCATCGAAGAGAGATAAGCGATGAGAGATAAGCGATGAAAATCATGGACTAATATCGTATAGTTATCAATGTCATAAATTGTACTGATAGTTTACTCatgtttattgtatgttgtacgtcctggcacttaaaaatagaacTTAGCATGTTGTAGCATCTTattctagctatctttgttgtctaTTGATAAAGGGCTAACCTAGTGATTGATAGTGCTcgacacttggttctatgaacatccttactgtaccgacagcgatataatgattctctttcttctgacaaatgtacttattgcaagtcactttggactcaatgtaaatgtgaatgacGATGTAATTCCACGTTACGAGTCGGTGTGTGACGCATGTGTTGCGCACAGGACTTTGTGTTCTACGCGCCGCGTCTGCGCGTGAACCGCTGCATCCTGCAGCTGTGCATGGGGAACCACGAGCTGTACATGCGCCGCCGCAAGCCCGACACCATCGAGGTGCAGCAGATGAAGGCCCAGGCCAACGAGGAGAAGCTGCAGAAGAAGATCGAGAGGTGggccacacacagaaaaacacactcaaacacacagacacacaaacaaacaggcaaacaggcaaataaatgaacacacaaacaggcaaacacacacacacacacacgcacacacagaaacacaaataaatgaacacacaaacaggcaaacacacacacacacgcacacacagaaacacaaagaaatgaacgcacaaacaaacaggccAGCAAACtaactaacaaacaaacaaacacacaaacacaccgacagtaaaacaagcaaacaagcaaactcacaaacaaacacactctcggTGTAAGAATCTCAGGGAGGGTTGGAAGATATGCATCATGGGAGGTCCACGCCGTGAAGGTGAACATCCATGTTGGGTTCCGCAGAGACAAtctggagggggagaagaggaagcGGGCGGCCATCGAGAAGGAGAAggcggagatggagagggagaagcgCGACCTGATGATCCGGCTGGCGCAGTACGAGGAGACCACGAAGAAGGCCGAGCGAGGTCAGGACGCACCAAAAGGCCGACACGACTATCCATACTAACTATGACTCGACTGTTAATTTTTGGTTCAAAATCTGCCCTCTACCTTACAGGGTAGAGCGCGTGCCattaaggctcagtcctgatcgcagcgacccgggtttgattcctccCCGTGGTCATTTGCcgcatgtccccccccctctatctccaaTACAgtcctgtctatctcactcttaTCATAAAGCAAAAATAatccaataaaataaataattaattgccCACTTAAAGTAAGTAATAACATCACAGCATGTTATTTAAGGATGACGCAACGTACTTGGAGACAAGTTAATCAGTAATGACCATATCAGGGattttatcatcatcatcatcatcatcatcaaaaaAGTCACTGAACGAGAGAAAACAATCAACCCAAACCAAACCCAGTGGGAGGTGGCTCCCTCTGCTGGTGAGGTGTTGAATTAATGAATCGCCCCGTACTGATTAATTAAGAAGAAGAAAGACTGAAGCGTAGTTTCCTTAGCTCTGGGTTGGGACCCCGGCCGAATTGCCCATGTGGTCGAGACCCCGAGGCCGTGAATATTACTACAACTCAACGACTGAACCAGAAACTCAGACTAACCACTTGTGATGCCATCAGCGTACGTTCACAGGGATGCTAACATTAACGGCTAAacgatgcttcacgaaccagAGACATCTTTGGAAGAGTTTTGAACCCTAAGTGTAAGGACCTCTGTAACTAGGCCCTTAATtaattacatatttacattatattatatatatatttttgtttaagTTGTACAGTACTGTTGATCTACTCCATTTACCAGAGGTCCTTACTTAAGCATAAAGGGCCCCAAAGGCTCCAGACCCCATGTTGAGGCCCCCCACCCGACCCCAGAGGAGGCCCCAGGTGGCTGGGTGGACAGGTGTGTCCCCCCAGTAGAGGCCCCTGGGGCCCCAGAACCTCTAGGCTCCCCCACCCGACCCCAGAGGAGGCCCCAGGTGGCGGGGGTGATCGGTGTGTCCCCTCTGGAGAGGCTGTgccctgacctcctcctcctcctcctcccccccagacctccaggagcagctggagcggggcctgcggctggaggaggagcggcggAGGGTGGAGCAGGAGGCGGCGCGTCTGGAGACGGAGCGCATGGAGGCCATCATCGCCAAGGAGGAGCTCCTCCGTCAGGCGGAGGACCAGATGAACAGCCAGGAGCAGctggtgaggagaggggggaggggggaggtggaggaggaggtggaggtggaggaggtagggggttggaggtggaggagaactggtggaggtagggtggtggaggaagtgATGGGAGGCGGTGATGGTGTTGGAGGTGCTCGATGAGTGGGATTAGGGGTAGGGggtaaggtggtggtggtggtggaggatgtgatgggaagaggtggtggtagaggctcgtggaggaaggaggtggtggtgatggtggaggagacAGTGATGGAGGTACTGTATTGTAATATGTGACGAGGCATAGTAATGCAGTACCGATTAACTGGACCAGAATCTGTAGATTACCATCCTCCATCTATACTACAGACCATGGTATCAGACATACCATAATACTACCACATCAGTACTGTGGTGTTACCTCTCCTAGAAGTCGAAATGCTGAAGCTGAACTGTGACTTGTTTGTGGGACACGAGGGTTTAACGACAACAGCCGGACGTACTACGCTCCACTCTACCTTTATTAGCGGCGGCTCTAAAATGTCGCGTTAATCCCGTGTAAATACAGTACGCCGCCCTACAGGAAGCAGATGTGTTCCTTACATTAGCGCCGCAGCGGGTGCTCACCTGGAGATGTACTGTAGGTCCACGTGTCCATGGCCGACTTTGAAccatctccgtctctccccccccaaagTCCGCAGAGCTGGCGGAGTTCAGCGCTAAGATCGCCATCTTGGAGGAGGCCAAGCGGaacaaagaggaggaggcggactcCTGGCAGAACAAGGTGAGGACGTGGGCTCCAGACACGCCCCGTCGCATTGCTCGGTCACAGGGCATGACAGCATGCATGCACgcgtacataaacacacacacacacacacacacacacacacacacacacacacacacacacacacacacacacacacacacacacacacacacacacacacacacacacacacacacacacacacacacacagccacacagacgggcacagcacacacacggacacacacacatacacacacagacgcacgcacgcgcacgcatgctcacacacagacacacgcacacacacgtacacacaccgcTGCTCACTGAAACTGTGAGCGGTTAGGATCTTCTGCTGATCCAAAGTATCGGTTCATCTGGTGATAAGGGCGCGCTTTCAATAAAACTTTATTCATACCGAACTTTTCGTACATGACGGCAATTGGAGTTCAAACAAGGGAAACGACCCAACAAGTAGAACaaagaaccccttttatcacaCTCGTATCCAGTGAGTGGATGGACGAGGAGTCActaactcctcctctgctcctgcccAGGCGCGGGCGGTCGAGGAGGACCTCTGCAGGACCAAGGAGGAGCTGCACTCCGTGATGACCTCCCCCCCCACCGTCCTGGCCCCCGTGGCCCTCGCCTGCCCCCCACCGGCCCCCGCCTcccaccactcctcctcctcctcctcctcctcttcctcctcgggcAGCGAGAGCGACCACGAGGAGCACAACGAGGAGAACAGCAGCTACAGCGCCGAGCTGCCGCCGCAGGAGAACGCCGACCACCGGCGCGAGGAGGAGCGCCTCACCGAGGCCGACAAGAACGAGCGGCTGCAGAGACAGCTGCAGGTGAggctgggcgggggggcggggggggcggggtcgcCTCCAGGGGGCCGGGCTGCCGGGCCCCTTTATGGGGGGTCCCCCCTACACGGGGGTCCCCTTTATGGGGGGGTCACCCCTACACGGGGTCCCCTTTATGGGGGGGTCACCCCTACACGGGGTCCCCTTTATGGGGGGTCAGATTGGGCTCAGAGCCCGGGTAATAGTCACCCTATAGGAGTCATAACAGGCCTGGTTAACAGTCATAACAGAGGCCTGGTAAACAGTCATAACAGAGGCCTGGTAAACAGTCATAACAGTGGCCTGGTAATCAGTCAACCTATAAGAGTCATAACAGCCTGGTAAACAGTCATAAGAGGCCTGGTAAACAGTCATAACAGCGGCCTGGTAATCAGTCAACCTATAAGAGTCATAACAGGCCTGGTAAACGGTCATAACAGGCCTGGTAAACAGTCACCCTATAGGAGTCATAACAGGCCTGGTAAACAGTCATAACAGAGGCCTGGTAAACAGTCACCATGTAGGAGTCACTACAGAGGCCTGGTAAACAGTCACCCAGTAAGAGTCATAACAGAGGCCTCTTAAACAGTTATAACAGAGGCCTGGGCAACAGTCACCCTACAGGAGTCACTATAGAGGCCTGGTAAACAGTCACCCAGTAGGAGTCATCACAGAGTATTCCTGCCTGGAGGTCAACATGGCCTGGTTAACCCCCAGGTGGGATGACTGTTTGCGAGCCTGATGACAGGACCTCTTTCAAGGGACAAAGTAGACTGGGAACCAGTCAGAACCAGAATTGGTTTTACCGTCTTTCCCACGGCGTAACCTAAGGCTGGACTCAGGAGCTCGGTAAACAGTCGTCTCATCAGCCTTTCCAGGTATTGCTGtccggcccaggctctgtggCCTCTCCCCTGAGGAGTTGTGTCATGGCTGAGTACGACTGCTGGAGGCCAGAGAAAGGAAACCATAGCCCTCTACTGGGTGGATTGACAGGTGTCTGTCAGTTCACCTGTTCATGCTCCTTGATGTTTCACAGTATATAGACTCAAGGAAACACTACAGTGGCACCTTATGTGCCCGTTGAAACGTTGTGTGTTTAATAACAGAAACGGGTTTGAACAAGCactggctggtaaccggaaggttgctagttcgatccccggctcctcctagcagagTGTCGCGGTTTACCTGGGCAAAGTCGCCTCACCCTAACAGCTCCTAGTcagcatggctgactccgccgtcggtgtgtgagatctttgagtggccactggttagaaaagcgctctgTAAACGCCATGGTTTTAACCCAACTAACCCCACACCCCCCCATCACTGTGTCTGCAGGCGCTCAGCTCAGAGCTGGCCCACGCCCGTGACGACACCAAGAAGACCAGCAATGACCTCCTCCACTCGGAGAACCAGCGCGAGGGCCGGGACAAGTACAAGACGCTGCGGCAGATCCGCATGGGCAACACAAAGCAGAGGGTGGACGAGTTTGAGGCCTTGTAGAGACGCCACCCAGCCCCCTCTCTAATGAATCattcacccccacccacacccacacccaccacccacGCCCCCACCCAAACACCTGGGACCCTCATCCCAGCGGAGAAAGGAGAAGGGGGGGTTGAAGCGGGCGTGAGGTTCTGGCCCGAGGGCACTGCGGTAGATGTATTTGGTTAAATTTGCATGACCTTTTTTGAAGATTAAGGAAATATTGACTTAGAAGATTAAAAAAGGTTTTTGTTGTTTCAAGATATGTCATTTCTCTTTGTTCCTTCGCCACTatagaaataaaaccaattcGTGTATGtcttctctttttttatccaaagtCAAGTTGGATAATGTTTAATGAACTCTTTGGTCTGAACTTAATGAACGATGTCTGCTGCGTAATGCGTGCGCCCTGAGGCAATAGATTAGCACTGGGAAATGTCGTTTTACTGCGACCCCGACTGCCTTAAAAATGTGCTTTTAATGATACGGGGAAACGCTGCCAACAATCGTCCACCCTGGCTCGCTCGCTCCCGCCGCTCAtcactctgtgtgtttgcctgcattGATTGAATAAATAGTGACGTTTATGGACGGGTGCCATTCTTTTTTTCGACACTttatttcctcttcttctctcttatCCGGAACTACATGTTTGTTCCCGTCACTTTTATGGCTCGCCAGATGGTTACTCACTGACCAACGCGTTATGGATCGCTCCATCTACAGAATGAGTCCATAATTCTTCACATATTGTCTGTCCGATCCCAGTGCGTTAATAAAAAGGAATtctaatatatatttgaatagtCTGTCTGTCAATGTCCACCCATTTCCCGATATTGATCAATATCCTCCACTGGAAGAGGGGCCAAGACTAGAGAAAGCATTTGTTATCTGATCTCTAAGTATTGACTCCCATTCGACGGTTGGTTTAATAAATGATGTTGCTGGACGACTTGGGAACCACGTGGGGTTGAAGGTGTTTAAACACGCCGGGAGCCACCCGTCAGTGTCTCTCCCTAACAGGATGCAGCACCCCTGTGCCTCGGCCTCCCGggtctccacctctctctgctcGGAGTTCCTtcacttttttgggggggataaTACTTCAAGTCTTTTCGTAATAGTTCAGGTGTTGGGTCGTCATCACTTTTCTCTTCTCCGGAGTGAATCTATTTAGTCCACGTttattttctcttctctctcgcctTCCAAGTACACGCCGGTGGTGACAAATCGTCCAAATAAGGTCCGCGCCCCACTGagtggcagggaggggggggggtgcggggtgCTGAGGATACTGCTCACGGTCCCCGCGGCGCGAGCGCGTCTTATTCCGAGTGCAGGCTGCGCGTGGGATCCCCGGTTTGTTTGTTCTTTctatccccctcccaccctccctctccccccccccagcctcacaCCCCCTGCCAATCAGCGGGTCGCGTCGAGGCGGCTCAGTTCTCTGCTCGCGCGCGGAGAGAGCGGGGGTCGGTCGGGGTCTCTGTTCTGACGCGCGCAGGATGAAGCGGCAGAACGCCAGGACCCTCGCGCTCATCGTCAGCATCCTGACCTACCTGGTGGTCGGCGCCGCCGTGTTCGACACGCTCGAGTCCCGCCACGAGAGGAGCCAGAAGCGGCGGCTGGACGCCCGGAGAAACGAGCTCCTCCGCCGGTTCAACCTGAGCCTGGCGAACTTCGAGGAGCTCGAGCTCGTGGTGCTGCAGCTGAAGCCCCACAAGGCGGGTGTGCAGTGGAAGTTCGCGGGCTCCTTTTATTTCGCCATCACTGTGATCACGACCATAGGTAAGGACAAGGTGAAGCTTGAGGTGGATTGAATGCGTCATCTCTAATAGTTACACTATTGCAGGTGACAGGTCCGCCGGTATGGAGATGATGGAGCACTATGGTCGGATTTGTTCACCTTTGGGGGTCATTATTGGGATTGAGCCTCGTTC
Coding sequences within:
- the ezra gene encoding ezrin a isoform X2: MPKTINVRVTTMDAELEFSFNPNTTGKQLFDQVARTIGLREIWYFGLQYLDNKGFQSWLKFDKKVTAQDVRKESPLLFKFRAKFYPEDVADELIQDVTQKLFFLQVKDLILGDEIYCPPESAVLLASYAVQAKFGDYNKHVHERGYLSGDRLLPKRVLDQHKMSKDQWEERVQTWHNEHGSMVKEDAVLEYLKITQDLEMYGVNFFEIKNRKSTDLWLGVDALGLNIYGKDDKLTPKIGFPWSEIRNISFNDKKFIIKPIDKKAPDFVFYAPRLRVNRCILQLCMGNHELYMRRRKPDTIEVQQMKAQANEEKLQKKIERDNLEGEKRKRAAIEKEKAEMEREKRDLMIRLAQYEETTKKAERDLQEQLERGLRLEEERRRVEQEAARLETERMEAIIAKEELLRQAEDQMNSQEQLSAELAEFSAKIAILEEAKRNKEEEADSWQNKARAVEEDLCRTKEELHSVMTSPPTVLAPVALACPPPAPASHHSSSSSSSSSSSGSESDHEEHNEENSSYSAELPPQENADHRREEERLTEADKNERLQRQLQALSSELAHARDDTKKTSNDLLHSENQREGRDKYKTLRQIRMGNTKQRVDEFEAL
- the ezra gene encoding ezrin a isoform X1; translated protein: MCVLQINVRVTTMDAELEFSFNPNTTGKQLFDQVARTIGLREIWYFGLQYLDNKGFQSWLKFDKKVTAQDVRKESPLLFKFRAKFYPEDVADELIQDVTQKLFFLQVKDLILGDEIYCPPESAVLLASYAVQAKFGDYNKHVHERGYLSGDRLLPKRVLDQHKMSKDQWEERVQTWHNEHGSMVKEDAVLEYLKITQDLEMYGVNFFEIKNRKSTDLWLGVDALGLNIYGKDDKLTPKIGFPWSEIRNISFNDKKFIIKPIDKKAPDFVFYAPRLRVNRCILQLCMGNHELYMRRRKPDTIEVQQMKAQANEEKLQKKIERDNLEGEKRKRAAIEKEKAEMEREKRDLMIRLAQYEETTKKAERDLQEQLERGLRLEEERRRVEQEAARLETERMEAIIAKEELLRQAEDQMNSQEQLSAELAEFSAKIAILEEAKRNKEEEADSWQNKARAVEEDLCRTKEELHSVMTSPPTVLAPVALACPPPAPASHHSSSSSSSSSSSGSESDHEEHNEENSSYSAELPPQENADHRREEERLTEADKNERLQRQLQALSSELAHARDDTKKTSNDLLHSENQREGRDKYKTLRQIRMGNTKQRVDEFEAL